The following are encoded in a window of Flavobacterium cupriresistens genomic DNA:
- a CDS encoding radical SAM/SPASM domain-containing protein: MTGATERSVNMGMNGPIATKLAQLIVPQSRPRSATAHLVKGGQSTQIFIPNGSRLYTISEEVEQKIAFLMDEKNEKGLQNELIRLGLDAPEYITDEPLQSPRLHALSLAIAQKCNMGCTYCYADQGDFGGPTKNMSLETAFKAIDLLLKECPEGGKAQLTFLGGEPLINRQAIREATVYAETMAKKKDIQLSYSITTNGTLVTESDAVFFEEYGFSVTISLDGIGEDHDRNRPMKRGKGSYNTILKNIQPLLRLQKKMQVSARVTVTPENTNLPAVLDEFVQMGFHGVGFSPLLRSSNGQNEMNKEQLAVMLEGMIACGLNFEKNVLAGKRYPFLNMVNALKEISKGTHRPYPCGAGAGYMGVSADEDLFACHRFVNEDVGKMGDLNQGIQPELQNNWLASRHVNTQDPCSQCWARYLCGGGCHHEVIEKGRPACDYIRSWLFYTIQANERLSRLKPNWNN; encoded by the coding sequence ATGACAGGGGCAACAGAAAGATCCGTTAATATGGGAATGAATGGGCCAATTGCAACCAAATTGGCACAGCTGATTGTTCCGCAATCCAGACCACGTTCTGCTACGGCACATTTGGTAAAAGGAGGACAATCGACTCAGATTTTTATTCCAAACGGAAGCCGGCTTTATACTATTTCTGAGGAAGTAGAGCAAAAAATAGCTTTTTTGATGGACGAAAAGAACGAAAAAGGCTTGCAAAACGAACTGATTCGCCTAGGGCTCGACGCTCCGGAATATATCACGGACGAGCCTTTGCAAAGTCCGAGATTACATGCTTTGTCATTGGCAATAGCACAGAAATGTAATATGGGATGTACGTATTGTTATGCCGATCAGGGAGATTTTGGAGGACCTACAAAAAATATGTCTTTAGAAACGGCTTTTAAAGCCATAGATCTGTTACTAAAAGAATGTCCGGAAGGAGGAAAAGCACAGCTAACCTTTTTGGGAGGAGAACCTCTGATTAACAGACAGGCGATTAGAGAAGCGACTGTTTATGCCGAAACAATGGCAAAGAAAAAAGACATACAACTCAGCTATTCGATTACCACAAATGGAACTTTGGTCACAGAAAGTGACGCTGTTTTTTTTGAAGAATACGGTTTTTCGGTGACTATTAGTTTGGACGGAATAGGAGAGGATCATGATCGCAATCGTCCAATGAAGCGCGGTAAGGGAAGTTATAACACCATCTTGAAAAACATTCAACCCTTATTGAGGCTGCAAAAAAAAATGCAGGTATCAGCAAGAGTAACCGTAACACCCGAAAACACAAACCTTCCGGCTGTTTTGGATGAGTTTGTTCAGATGGGTTTTCATGGCGTAGGTTTTTCTCCTTTGTTAAGATCCAGTAATGGTCAAAACGAAATGAACAAAGAACAGCTGGCGGTGATGTTAGAAGGGATGATTGCCTGTGGACTTAATTTCGAGAAAAATGTATTAGCAGGAAAACGCTATCCTTTTTTGAATATGGTAAACGCCCTGAAAGAAATTTCAAAAGGAACGCACAGGCCTTACCCTTGCGGTGCGGGGGCGGGTTATATGGGCGTGTCTGCGGACGAAGATTTATTTGCCTGCCATCGTTTTGTAAACGAAGACGTCGGTAAAATGGGTGATCTAAATCAGGGCATACAACCCGAGTTACAAAACAATTGGTTGGCCTCCCGACATGTAAACACACAGGATCCCTGTTCACAATGTTGGGCCCGTTATCTCTGTGGCGGTGGATGTCATCACGAAGTAATTGAAAAAGGAAGACCGGCTTGTGATTATATCAGATCGTGGTTATTTTACACCATACAAGCCAATGAAAGACTATCGAGATTAAAACCTAATTGGAATAATTAA